A window from Thermomonas aquatica encodes these proteins:
- a CDS encoding DoxX family protein encodes MKQTTMDDLGRLALRIALGLLILLHGISKLRNGLGPIEEMVVAHGMPSFVAYGVLVGEVVAPLMLLLGFHARIGGLLIAINMLFAFALVHMGQLAQLNEQGGWALELQGMYLAAGVALALLGPGRYSINQR; translated from the coding sequence GCGGATCGCGCTGGGCCTGCTGATCCTGCTGCACGGCATTTCCAAGTTGCGCAACGGACTGGGGCCGATCGAGGAAATGGTGGTCGCCCACGGCATGCCGTCGTTCGTGGCCTATGGCGTGCTGGTCGGCGAGGTGGTCGCGCCGTTGATGCTGCTGCTGGGCTTCCATGCGCGCATCGGCGGGTTGCTGATCGCGATCAACATGCTGTTCGCCTTCGCCTTGGTGCACATGGGCCAGCTGGCCCAGCTCAACGAGCAGGGCGGCTGGGCGCTGGAGCTGCAGGGCATGTACCTGGCTGCCGGCGTCGCCTTGGCGCTGCTGGGCCCGGGACGCTATTCGATCAACCAGCGTTGA
- a CDS encoding DUF4426 domain-containing protein translates to MHRLLAIATIVLAFAACGRNETAAPATGASASSASTGAGRQSASASATVGGVTLQTSTIAIADLNDAVAARYGIERAQEGVLLLVTVRDAAGNGIDPGDLQLAATAAALPDPPKPLDLRAIRTDGMTDYIGVLQAKAPASVQFRLTATRGGSRSEIATTAELYPR, encoded by the coding sequence ATGCACCGACTGCTTGCCATCGCCACGATCGTCCTTGCATTCGCCGCCTGCGGGCGCAACGAAACCGCGGCGCCGGCCACCGGCGCATCGGCGTCCAGCGCATCGACCGGTGCCGGCCGGCAATCCGCGAGCGCCAGCGCCACGGTCGGCGGCGTGACCCTGCAGACCTCGACCATCGCCATCGCCGACCTCAACGACGCGGTCGCCGCGCGTTACGGCATCGAGCGCGCGCAGGAAGGCGTCTTGCTGCTGGTCACCGTGCGCGATGCCGCCGGCAACGGCATCGATCCTGGCGACCTGCAATTGGCCGCGACCGCCGCCGCCCTGCCGGATCCGCCGAAACCGCTGGACCTGCGCGCCATCCGCACCGACGGCATGACCGACTACATCGGCGTGCTGCAAGCCAAGGCGCCGGCCAGCGTGCAGTTCAGGCTCACCGCCACGCGCGGCGGCTCGCGTTCCGAGATCGCGACGACTGCGGAGCTGTATCCGCGTTGA
- the proC gene encoding pyrroline-5-carboxylate reductase has translation MNDSIAFIGGGNMARSLIGGLVAQGRDPATIRVAEPVPALRDALAADFGVTVFADGAQAIAGASAWVFATKPQVLRSVCESLAAQAQAMRPLVVSIAAGITAAQLERWLGGDTAVVRTMPNTPALLGAGVTGLYASDRVDAAGRAFAEALLSAAGNTVWIDDEALMDAVTAVSGSGPAYVFLLAEAMIGAGIGEGLPADAARTLALQTVLGAARMLTESDVDAAELRRRVTSPNGTTQAAIETFEAGGFRTLVAEAIHAARLRGAALSAAND, from the coding sequence ATGAACGACAGCATCGCCTTCATCGGCGGCGGCAACATGGCGCGCAGCCTGATCGGCGGCCTGGTCGCGCAGGGCCGGGATCCGGCCACGATCCGCGTCGCCGAACCGGTGCCCGCGCTGCGCGACGCGCTCGCCGCCGACTTCGGCGTGACTGTCTTCGCGGACGGCGCGCAGGCCATCGCCGGCGCATCGGCCTGGGTCTTCGCGACCAAGCCGCAGGTGCTGCGCAGCGTGTGCGAATCGCTGGCCGCGCAGGCGCAGGCGATGCGGCCGCTGGTGGTCTCGATCGCCGCCGGGATCACCGCCGCGCAGCTGGAACGCTGGCTGGGCGGGGATACCGCCGTGGTGCGGACGATGCCGAACACGCCCGCCCTGCTCGGCGCCGGGGTCACCGGCCTGTATGCCAGCGATCGCGTCGATGCCGCCGGCCGCGCCTTCGCCGAAGCGCTGCTTTCGGCCGCCGGCAACACCGTCTGGATCGACGACGAAGCGCTGATGGACGCGGTGACCGCGGTCTCCGGCAGCGGCCCGGCCTATGTCTTCCTGCTGGCCGAGGCGATGATCGGGGCCGGCATCGGCGAAGGACTGCCGGCGGATGCCGCACGCACGCTGGCGCTGCAGACCGTGCTCGGCGCGGCGCGGATGCTGACCGAATCCGACGTCGATGCCGCCGAACTGCGCCGCCGGGTCACCTCGCCGAACGGCACCACCCAGGCCGCGATCGAAACCTTCGAGGCCGGCGGTTTCCGCACGCTGGTCGCCGAGGCCATCCATGCCGCGCGCCTGCGCGGCGCCGCATTGTCCGCGGCCAACGACTGA
- a CDS encoding YggS family pyridoxal phosphate-dependent enzyme gives MNQPPLQRCREAHAGILLALDNASHAANRPDPVRLLAVSKTRTAAEVAALAETGQRAFGENYVQEALPKVEALRELGLEWHLIGHLQSNKADAAARSFDWVQSLDRPRLVAVLARHRPAGLPPLNVLLQVNIDDEASKHGCAPADVAALADAVAAEPRLRLRGLMAIPAPHADIARRREAFRAMRALFDALQARHPGIDTLSMGMSEDYVPAIEEGATMVRIGSALFGARPAKTDL, from the coding sequence ATGAACCAGCCGCCACTGCAGCGTTGTCGCGAAGCCCATGCCGGCATCCTGCTTGCTCTGGACAACGCAAGCCATGCGGCCAACCGGCCAGATCCGGTCCGCCTGCTGGCGGTGTCGAAGACCCGCACCGCCGCGGAAGTCGCCGCGCTGGCCGAAACGGGCCAGCGTGCGTTCGGCGAGAACTACGTGCAGGAAGCCCTGCCCAAGGTCGAAGCCCTGCGCGAGCTCGGCCTCGAATGGCACCTGATCGGCCACCTGCAGTCGAACAAGGCGGATGCCGCCGCGCGCAGCTTCGACTGGGTGCAGTCGCTGGACCGGCCCAGGCTGGTCGCCGTCCTCGCCCGCCATCGCCCCGCCGGCCTGCCGCCGCTGAACGTGCTGCTGCAGGTCAACATCGACGACGAGGCCAGCAAGCACGGCTGCGCGCCCGCCGATGTCGCCGCGCTGGCCGATGCGGTGGCCGCCGAACCGCGGCTGCGGTTGCGCGGGCTGATGGCGATCCCGGCGCCGCACGCGGACATCGCGCGCCGCCGCGAGGCCTTCCGCGCGATGCGCGCGCTGTTCGATGCGCTGCAAGCGCGGCATCCCGGCATCGACACGCTGTCGATGGGCATGAGCGAAGACTACGTGCCCGCGATCGAGGAAGGTGCGACCATGGTGCGCATCGGCAGCGCCCTGTTCGGCGCACGCCCGGCCAAGACGGACTTGTGA
- a CDS encoding type IV pilus twitching motility protein PilT: MDIAELLAFSVKNKASDLHLSAGLPPMIRVDGDVRRINIPAFDHKQVHALVYDIMSDKQRRDYEEFLEVDFSFEIPGLARFRVNAFNQNRGAGAVFRTIPSQVLTLEDLGCPRIFKELIEQPQGLILVTGPTGSGKSTTLAAMIDHINKSEYGHILSVEDPIEFVHTSQKCLINQREVHKDTHGFNEALRSALREDPDIILVGELRDLETIRLALTAAETGHLVFATLHTSSAAKTIDRIIDVFPAGEKPMVRSMLSESLRAVISQALLKKVGGGRTAAWEIMVGTPAIRNLIREDKVAQMYSAIQTGQNAGMMTLDQHLQDLVKRGMVPKQQAREYAKDKRLFE, translated from the coding sequence ATGGATATCGCTGAGCTACTGGCGTTTTCGGTCAAGAACAAGGCATCGGACCTGCATCTGTCGGCGGGCTTGCCGCCGATGATCCGCGTCGATGGCGACGTGCGCCGCATCAACATCCCGGCGTTCGACCACAAGCAGGTGCACGCGCTGGTCTACGACATCATGTCGGACAAGCAGCGTCGCGACTACGAGGAATTCCTCGAAGTCGACTTCTCGTTCGAGATCCCCGGCCTGGCGCGCTTCCGCGTCAACGCGTTCAACCAGAACCGCGGCGCCGGCGCGGTGTTCCGCACCATTCCCTCGCAGGTGCTGACCCTGGAAGACCTGGGCTGCCCGCGCATCTTCAAGGAACTGATCGAGCAGCCGCAGGGCCTGATCCTGGTGACCGGGCCGACCGGTTCCGGCAAGTCGACCACGCTGGCGGCGATGATCGACCACATCAACAAGAGCGAATACGGGCACATCCTCTCGGTCGAGGATCCGATCGAGTTCGTGCACACCTCGCAGAAATGCCTGATCAACCAGCGCGAAGTGCACAAGGACACCCACGGCTTCAACGAGGCCCTGCGTTCGGCCTTGCGCGAAGACCCGGACATCATCCTGGTCGGCGAGTTGCGCGACCTGGAAACCATCCGCCTGGCGTTGACCGCGGCGGAAACCGGCCACCTGGTGTTCGCCACCCTGCACACCTCGAGCGCGGCCAAGACCATCGACCGCATCATCGACGTGTTCCCCGCCGGCGAGAAGCCGATGGTGCGTTCCATGCTCTCCGAGTCGCTGCGCGCGGTGATCTCGCAGGCCTTGCTGAAGAAGGTCGGCGGCGGCCGCACCGCGGCGTGGGAGATCATGGTCGGCACCCCGGCGATCCGCAACCTGATCCGCGAGGACAAGGTGGCGCAGATGTATTCGGCGATCCAGACCGGGCAGAACGCCGGCATGATGACGCTGGACCAGCACCTGCAGGACCTGGTCAAGCGCGGCATGGTGCCCAAGCAGCAAGCGCGCGAATATGCCAAGGACAAGCGCCTGTTCGAGTAA
- a CDS encoding PilT/PilU family type 4a pilus ATPase, whose amino-acid sequence MSIDFTSFLKLMAHQKASDLFITAGMPPSMKVHGKISPITQAPLTPQQSKDLVLNVMTPQQREEFEKTHECNFAIGVSGVGRFRVSCFYQRNQVGMVLRRIETRIPTVEELNLPPVIKTLAMTKRGIIIFVGATGTGKSTSLAAMIGYRNQNSTGHIITIEDPIEFVHKHDGCIITQREVGIDTDSWENALKNTLRQAPDVIMIGEVRTREGMDHAIAFAETGHLVLCTLHANNANQAMDRIINFFPEDRRNQLLMDMSLNLKGVVAQQLIPTPDGKGRRVAMEIMLGTPLVQDYIRDGEIHKLKEVMKESVQLGMKTFDQSLFELYQAGEISYEDALRYADSANEVRLRIKLAQGGDASTLAQGLDGVEVAEAR is encoded by the coding sequence ATGAGCATCGACTTCACCTCATTCCTCAAGCTGATGGCGCACCAGAAGGCGTCGGACCTGTTCATCACGGCGGGCATGCCGCCGTCGATGAAGGTGCACGGCAAGATTTCGCCGATCACCCAGGCCCCGCTCACGCCGCAGCAGTCCAAGGACCTGGTGCTGAACGTGATGACGCCGCAGCAGCGCGAGGAATTCGAGAAGACCCACGAGTGCAACTTCGCGATCGGCGTGTCCGGCGTCGGCCGCTTCCGCGTCAGCTGCTTCTACCAGCGCAACCAGGTCGGCATGGTGCTGCGCCGGATCGAGACCCGCATCCCGACCGTCGAGGAGCTGAACCTGCCGCCGGTGATCAAGACGCTGGCGATGACCAAGCGCGGCATCATCATCTTCGTCGGCGCCACCGGCACCGGCAAGTCGACCTCGCTGGCGGCGATGATCGGCTACCGCAACCAGAACAGCACCGGCCACATCATCACCATCGAGGATCCGATCGAGTTCGTGCACAAGCACGACGGCTGCATCATCACCCAGCGCGAGGTCGGCATCGACACCGACAGCTGGGAGAACGCGCTGAAGAACACCCTGCGCCAGGCGCCGGACGTGATCATGATCGGCGAGGTGCGCACCCGCGAGGGCATGGACCATGCGATCGCCTTCGCCGAAACCGGCCACCTGGTGCTGTGCACCCTGCATGCGAACAACGCCAACCAGGCGATGGACCGCATCATCAACTTCTTCCCCGAGGACCGCCGCAACCAGCTGCTGATGGACATGTCGCTGAACCTGAAGGGCGTGGTCGCGCAGCAGCTGATCCCGACCCCGGACGGCAAGGGCCGCCGGGTGGCGATGGAGATCATGCTCGGCACGCCGCTGGTGCAGGACTACATCCGCGACGGCGAGATCCACAAGCTGAAGGAAGTGATGAAGGAATCCGTGCAGCTGGGCATGAAGACCTTCGACCAGAGCCTGTTCGAGCTGTACCAGGCCGGCGAGATCAGCTACGAGGATGCACTGCGCTACGCCGACTCCGCCAACGAGGTGCGCCTGCGGATCAAGCTGGCGCAGGGCGGCGACGCCTCCACGCTGGCCCAGGGCCTGGATGGGGTCGAGGTCGCCGAAGCGCGCTGA
- a CDS encoding YqgE/AlgH family protein, with the protein MPIESSLLSNHLLVALPSLHDPHFARSVALVCQHDGDGAMGVVVNRASEYTLGEVLQQMGIASDSDALQSQVVLAGGPVHPERGFVLHDGGHEWDSSLAVGGGLYLTTSRDVLEAMARGDGPAQAVVALGCAGWGAGQLEQELVDDSWLMVPNRREVLFELPLEQRWQAAAGSIGVDLVNYASHSGHA; encoded by the coding sequence ATGCCGATCGAGTCTTCGCTGTTGTCCAACCATTTGCTGGTGGCGTTGCCGTCGCTGCACGACCCGCATTTCGCCCGCTCGGTCGCGCTGGTCTGCCAGCACGACGGCGACGGCGCGATGGGCGTGGTGGTCAACCGCGCCTCCGAATACACCCTCGGCGAGGTGCTGCAGCAGATGGGCATCGCCAGCGACAGCGACGCCCTGCAATCGCAGGTCGTGCTGGCCGGCGGGCCGGTGCATCCGGAACGCGGCTTCGTCCTGCACGACGGCGGCCACGAATGGGATTCCTCGCTGGCGGTCGGCGGCGGGCTGTACCTGACCACCTCGCGCGACGTGCTGGAGGCGATGGCGCGCGGCGACGGCCCGGCGCAGGCGGTGGTTGCGCTCGGTTGCGCCGGCTGGGGCGCGGGCCAGCTGGAACAGGAACTGGTCGACGACAGCTGGCTGATGGTGCCGAACCGCCGCGAGGTGCTGTTCGAGCTGCCGCTGGAGCAGCGTTGGCAGGCCGCGGCCGGCAGCATCGGCGTGGACCTGGTCAATTACGCCAGCCACAGCGGGCACGCATGA
- the ruvX gene encoding Holliday junction resolvase RuvX → MSESVAQAIRADGTVLGFDVGARRIGVAVGSALGSGARAVAVVDVHPAGPDWNRIEALRREWRPDGLVVGDPMGLDGGDQPIRKFAQAFARELRERTGLPVAMVDERNSSQEAARRFAEDRADGKRKRRDAELLDAVAAAIIVERWIAAPQDATVIP, encoded by the coding sequence ATGAGCGAATCCGTCGCCCAGGCGATCCGTGCGGATGGCACGGTGCTCGGTTTCGACGTGGGCGCGCGCCGGATCGGCGTGGCGGTGGGCAGTGCGCTGGGCAGCGGCGCGCGCGCCGTGGCAGTAGTGGACGTGCATCCCGCCGGCCCCGACTGGAACCGGATCGAAGCGCTGCGCCGCGAATGGCGGCCGGATGGCCTGGTGGTCGGCGATCCGATGGGCCTGGACGGCGGCGACCAGCCGATCCGCAAGTTCGCCCAGGCCTTCGCCCGCGAGTTGCGCGAGCGCACCGGGCTGCCGGTGGCGATGGTCGACGAACGCAACAGTTCGCAGGAGGCCGCGCGCCGCTTCGCCGAGGATCGCGCGGACGGCAAGCGCAAGCGTCGCGATGCCGAATTATTGGACGCGGTGGCGGCGGCGATCATCGTCGAACGCTGGATCGCCGCGCCGCAGGATGCAACGGTGATCCCATGA
- a CDS encoding aspartate carbamoyltransferase catalytic subunit, with translation MTTTRQFDGGKLRHLLTLDGLPRATLERLLVRAQELTADAYGGTAQRAALAGKAVCTLFFEPSTRTRSSFSLAAQRLGADLLNFDASTASTTKGEADLDTLKTLEAMGVHAFVVRHKRDGAVAELADAAQPGTVLLNAGDGRSNHPTQGLLDMLTLRQAKGDDFSKLKVVIVGDVKHSRVARSDLHALRALGCGEIRVCGPASLLPDDGTLDGCIVGDDFDAMIEGVDAAMMLRLQRERMAEGLVASLEDYHRDYGLDAARLRRASPDAIVMHPGPMNRGIEITSEVADGAQSRVLRQVANGVAVRMAVLEALLG, from the coding sequence ATGACGACGACGCGGCAATTCGACGGCGGCAAATTGCGCCATCTGCTCACGCTTGACGGCCTGCCGCGCGCGACGCTCGAACGCCTGCTGGTGCGCGCGCAGGAACTGACGGCGGACGCCTACGGCGGCACCGCGCAGCGCGCCGCGCTGGCGGGCAAGGCGGTCTGCACGCTGTTCTTCGAGCCATCCACGCGCACCCGTTCCAGTTTCTCGCTGGCGGCGCAGCGGCTCGGCGCCGACCTGCTGAATTTCGATGCGTCGACCGCATCGACCACCAAGGGCGAGGCCGACCTCGACACGCTGAAGACGCTGGAAGCGATGGGCGTGCACGCCTTCGTGGTGCGTCACAAGCGCGACGGCGCGGTCGCCGAACTGGCGGATGCAGCGCAGCCGGGCACGGTGCTGCTCAACGCCGGCGACGGCCGCAGCAACCATCCCACCCAGGGCCTGCTCGACATGCTGACCCTGCGCCAGGCCAAGGGCGACGATTTCTCGAAGCTCAAGGTGGTGATCGTCGGCGACGTGAAGCATTCGCGGGTGGCGCGTTCCGACCTGCACGCATTGCGCGCGCTGGGTTGTGGCGAGATCCGCGTCTGCGGCCCGGCGTCGCTGCTGCCGGACGACGGTACGCTGGACGGTTGCATCGTCGGCGATGATTTCGACGCGATGATCGAAGGGGTGGACGCGGCGATGATGCTGCGCCTGCAACGCGAACGCATGGCCGAAGGCCTGGTGGCCTCGCTGGAGGATTACCACCGCGACTACGGCCTCGATGCGGCGCGCCTGCGCCGCGCGTCGCCGGATGCGATCGTGATGCATCCGGGGCCGATGAACCGCGGCATCGAGATCACCAGCGAAGTCGCCGACGGCGCGCAGTCGCGGGTGTTGCGCCAGGTCGCCAACGGGGTGGCGGTGCGGATGGCGGTGCTGGAAGCCTTGCTCGGCTGA
- a CDS encoding prolyl oligopeptidase family serine peptidase produces the protein MQAQPRFFAALSAAFASLLLSACMTLPDRASGAFVERSLDIDGAPHRYQVFVPATKAGGRKPPVIVFLHGSGERGDDGAKPTAVGIGPYIRAHRDTFPAIVVFPQAPENSEWSGNLDLVFATLDAASREFHGDAARTYLSGLSMGGYGVWDVALRAPDRFAALAPVCGAVKQPREERDTLFVAAVAREADPYAAIAQRLRKVPVWIFHGAKDDLVPPEDDRRLIAAFRATNAPDARYTEFPDANHNSWDPAYSQTPEFWTWLFAQKR, from the coding sequence ATGCAGGCGCAACCGAGGTTCTTCGCGGCCCTGTCGGCGGCATTCGCCAGCCTGCTGCTGTCCGCCTGCATGACCCTGCCGGATCGCGCCAGCGGGGCCTTCGTCGAACGCAGCCTCGACATCGATGGTGCACCCCATCGCTACCAGGTGTTCGTGCCCGCCACCAAGGCCGGCGGTCGCAAGCCGCCGGTGATCGTGTTCCTGCACGGCTCCGGCGAACGCGGCGACGATGGCGCGAAACCGACCGCAGTCGGCATCGGTCCGTACATCCGTGCGCACCGGGACACCTTCCCCGCCATCGTGGTGTTCCCGCAAGCGCCGGAGAACAGCGAGTGGAGCGGCAACCTCGACCTCGTGTTCGCCACGCTCGATGCCGCCAGCCGCGAATTCCACGGCGATGCGGCGCGCACCTATCTCAGCGGGCTGTCGATGGGCGGTTATGGCGTGTGGGATGTCGCCCTGCGCGCACCCGATCGCTTCGCCGCGCTCGCGCCGGTCTGCGGCGCGGTCAAGCAACCGCGCGAAGAACGCGACACCCTGTTCGTCGCCGCGGTCGCCCGCGAAGCCGATCCGTATGCGGCCATCGCGCAACGCCTGCGCAAGGTTCCGGTATGGATCTTCCACGGCGCGAAGGACGACCTGGTCCCGCCCGAGGACGACCGTCGATTGATCGCGGCGTTCCGCGCCACGAACGCGCCGGATGCGCGCTACACCGAATTCCCGGATGCCAACCACAACAGCTGGGACCCGGCGTATTCGCAGACGCCGGAGTTCTGGACCTGGCTGTTCGCGCAGAAGCGCTGA
- the mgtE gene encoding magnesium transporter produces MAEAVRHDKTARQLRLLSDALDSGRLGPVRRLVNTLSPAEIGNLLESLPPGKRTVVWGLVDPEDDGEVLVHVGDEVREGLIADMDPDELVAAVEDLDIDDLADLVEDLPDTVIDEVLKSMDRENRERLEQVLSYDEDSAGRLMNPDVVTVRADTTVDVVLRYLRLRGELPEHTDHIYVVSKRHQYLGRIALQALLTHEPSTPINRLLDDEQPAIGVDETSEMVARQFSDHDWISAPVVDDNNILLGRITIDDVVDIIREQAEHQALGAAGLDEDEDLFSPVRRAFRNRLIWLGVNLGTAFLAASVVDRFAGSIEKLAALAVLMPIVAGMGGNAGTQVLALMVRGLALGQIGASNVPTLVWKEVRVALINGLALGAVLGIVVLLWFRSPALAAVIAIALTCNLCFAALGGVFVPVTLKRMGFDPALAGGVILTTITDVMGFLTFLGLATLVLLR; encoded by the coding sequence ATGGCCGAAGCCGTCCGCCACGACAAGACCGCGCGCCAGCTGCGTCTGCTTTCGGACGCGCTCGACAGCGGCCGTCTGGGCCCGGTGCGGCGGCTGGTCAACACGCTGTCGCCCGCGGAGATCGGCAACCTGCTGGAATCGCTGCCGCCGGGCAAGCGCACCGTGGTGTGGGGCCTGGTCGATCCCGAGGACGACGGCGAGGTGCTGGTGCATGTCGGCGACGAGGTGCGCGAAGGCCTGATCGCGGACATGGATCCGGACGAGCTGGTCGCCGCGGTCGAGGACCTCGACATCGACGATCTCGCCGACCTGGTCGAGGACCTGCCGGACACGGTGATCGACGAAGTCCTGAAGTCGATGGACCGCGAGAACCGCGAGCGCCTCGAACAAGTGCTGTCGTACGACGAGGACAGCGCCGGCCGCCTGATGAACCCGGACGTGGTGACGGTGCGCGCCGACACCACGGTGGACGTGGTGCTGCGCTACCTGCGCCTGCGCGGCGAACTGCCCGAGCACACCGACCACATCTACGTGGTCAGCAAGCGCCACCAGTACCTCGGCCGCATCGCCCTGCAGGCGCTGCTCACCCACGAGCCCTCGACCCCGATCAACCGCCTGCTCGACGACGAGCAGCCCGCGATCGGCGTCGACGAGACTTCGGAGATGGTCGCGCGCCAGTTCTCCGACCACGACTGGATTTCCGCGCCGGTCGTCGACGACAACAACATCCTGCTCGGCCGCATCACCATCGACGACGTGGTCGACATCATCCGCGAGCAGGCCGAGCACCAGGCCCTCGGCGCGGCCGGCCTGGACGAGGACGAGGACCTGTTCTCGCCGGTGCGGCGCGCGTTCCGCAACCGCCTGATCTGGCTGGGCGTGAACCTGGGCACCGCGTTCCTGGCGGCATCGGTGGTGGACCGCTTCGCCGGTTCGATCGAGAAGCTGGCCGCGCTGGCGGTGCTGATGCCGATCGTCGCCGGGATGGGCGGCAACGCCGGCACCCAGGTGCTGGCGCTGATGGTGCGCGGCCTGGCGCTGGGCCAGATCGGCGCGTCCAACGTGCCGACCCTGGTGTGGAAGGAAGTGCGGGTGGCGCTGATCAACGGCCTGGCCCTGGGCGCGGTGCTCGGCATCGTGGTGCTGCTGTGGTTCCGCAGCCCGGCGCTGGCGGCGGTGATCGCGATCGCATTGACCTGCAACCTCTGTTTCGCCGCACTCGGCGGCGTGTTCGTGCCGGTCACGCTGAAGCGCATGGGCTTCGATCCGGCACTCGCCGGCGGCGTGATCCTGACCACCATCACCGACGTGATGGGCTTCCTGACCTTCCTCGGGCTGGCGACACTGGTGCTGTTGCGCTGA
- the ptsP gene encoding phosphoenolpyruvate--protein phosphotransferase, translated as MTRHVLSGTAAARGSALGRARVRLPHALDVAETRIAADEVEAELERIHAAVETVREEMRALRERLHGALAHEVGEFLDLHALLLDDPELLQGIDSLIRTGLYSADYALRLQRDRIAAVFDGIDDAYLRSRIDDIDQVIGRLHAALHRSEAELQGVAGEILVTDNIAPTELAQLQAQGVVGVVTAAGSALSHSAILARSLHLPLVVGAAQALLKVNDGDVLVIDGGTGLVVLEPDADDLRAHRQRSDEAKRERKQLNRLRREPSRTLDGTDIKLWANAESREDVAEAHALGAAGVGLYRTEFLFMGSREIPDEDTQFRAYRDAVLGMTGRTVTIRTLDLGADKADKTGLALRDEPNPALGLRGVRLSLARDGLLHTQLRAIARASGYGPVRVLVPMISGAEEMRTVRAMLRTALAEVRREGHEVAAQLPLGAMIEVPSAALSLSGFIGACDFLSIGTNDLVQYLLAADRNNEALGELYTPLHPALLRLLRDVVRIAQRRGRPVAVCGEIAGDAAFVPLLLALGLTELSLHPATLLEVRRAIRSCDLSGLRNEARALLRARDRAGIERWLSANTQAMP; from the coding sequence ATGACGCGGCACGTCCTGTCCGGCACCGCCGCCGCCCGCGGCAGCGCACTCGGACGGGCACGCGTCCGCCTGCCGCACGCACTCGACGTCGCCGAGACCCGCATCGCGGCCGACGAAGTCGAGGCCGAGCTCGAACGCATCCATGCCGCAGTGGAAACCGTGCGCGAGGAAATGCGCGCCCTGCGCGAACGCCTGCACGGCGCGCTGGCCCACGAAGTCGGCGAATTCCTCGACCTGCATGCGCTGCTGCTGGACGATCCCGAGCTGCTGCAGGGCATCGACAGCCTGATCCGCACCGGCCTGTATTCCGCCGACTACGCCCTGCGCCTGCAACGCGACCGCATCGCCGCCGTGTTCGACGGCATCGACGATGCCTACCTGCGCAGCCGCATCGACGACATCGACCAGGTGATCGGCCGCCTGCATGCCGCCCTGCACCGCAGCGAGGCCGAACTGCAGGGCGTCGCCGGCGAGATCCTGGTCACCGACAACATCGCCCCGACCGAACTCGCGCAGCTGCAGGCGCAGGGCGTGGTGGGCGTGGTCACCGCCGCCGGCAGCGCGCTCTCGCACAGCGCGATCCTGGCCCGCAGCCTGCACCTGCCGCTGGTGGTCGGCGCCGCGCAGGCCTTGCTGAAGGTCAACGACGGCGACGTGCTGGTGATCGACGGCGGCACCGGCCTGGTGGTGCTGGAGCCGGATGCCGACGACCTGCGCGCGCACCGACAGCGCAGCGACGAGGCCAAGCGCGAGCGCAAGCAGCTCAACCGCCTGCGCCGCGAGCCCAGCCGCACCCTGGACGGCACCGACATCAAGCTGTGGGCGAACGCGGAATCGCGCGAGGACGTGGCCGAGGCGCATGCGCTGGGCGCGGCCGGCGTGGGCCTGTACCGCACCGAATTCCTGTTCATGGGCAGCCGCGAGATCCCGGACGAGGACACCCAGTTCCGCGCCTACCGCGATGCCGTGCTCGGCATGACCGGGCGCACGGTGACCATCCGCACCCTCGACCTCGGCGCCGACAAGGCCGACAAGACCGGCCTCGCATTGCGCGACGAACCCAACCCCGCGCTCGGCCTGCGCGGCGTGCGCCTGTCGCTGGCCCGCGACGGCCTGCTGCACACGCAGCTGCGGGCGATCGCGCGCGCGTCCGGCTATGGCCCGGTGCGCGTGCTGGTGCCGATGATCAGCGGCGCCGAGGAGATGCGCACGGTGCGCGCGATGCTGCGCACGGCGCTGGCCGAAGTGCGTCGCGAGGGCCACGAGGTGGCCGCGCAACTGCCGCTGGGCGCGATGATCGAGGTGCCGTCGGCGGCGCTGTCGTTGTCGGGCTTCATCGGCGCCTGCGATTTCCTTTCCATCGGCACCAACGACCTGGTGCAGTACCTGCTCGCCGCCGACCGCAACAACGAGGCGCTGGGCGAGTTGTACACGCCGCTGCATCCCGCCTTGCTGCGCCTGCTGCGCGACGTGGTGCGCATCGCGCAACGGCGCGGGCGGCCGGTGGCGGTCTGCGGGGAAATCGCCGGCGATGCCGCCTTCGTGCCGCTGCTGCTCGCGCTCGGCCTGACCGAACTCAGCCTGCACCCGGCCACGCTGCTTGAAGTGCGGCGCGCGATCCGCAGCTGCGACCTGTCCGGCTTGCGCAACGAAGCCCGGGCGCTGCTGCGGGCCCGCGACCGCGCCGGCATCGAACGCTGGCTGTCGGCGAATACGCAAGCGATGCCTTGA